In Rheinheimera sp. MM224, one DNA window encodes the following:
- a CDS encoding NAD(P)/FAD-dependent oxidoreductase, translating to MYDPLIDPHPGQGQPYPNSYWAAHSGTAPADDGQLQQDLTVDVAIVGAGYTGLSCAYHLATEHGVKAVVLEANQTAWGCSGRNAGFVLKSSGRKPYSVMRSQYGEAAMRGIYNEFCAGLETVKSLIATGINCDQQEAGYLRMAHKPSMIKTLQQQASLLQKEFGYQVELFSRDELQQKFVADQHAYAALRFYDGFGVNPLKLAWGYQQLAQKAGAKIYSASPVTQWQQDGEHQLLITPKGNVRAKKVVIASNGYTPKQLHCGVQSRTLPVLSQIIVTEPLSETQLAACNFLTSQVIMDTRALKYYYRKLPDNRILFGGRGAITGQGAEDPYFARRLLEVLKLSFPALQSLTYDYSWSGWICMTLDDIPHLAQADDKGNVLYSMGYCGSGLTFSVQAGKRLAERLMGVPLPEIPLYQSALPQFPLPALRRLGQWGYFHYGMVKDRWF from the coding sequence ATGTACGACCCGCTTATCGACCCCCATCCGGGCCAGGGACAACCTTACCCAAATAGCTACTGGGCTGCTCATTCAGGCACAGCCCCTGCGGATGATGGCCAGCTGCAACAGGATTTGACGGTAGATGTCGCCATTGTTGGCGCTGGTTATACAGGTTTATCCTGCGCTTATCATCTGGCGACTGAACATGGTGTAAAGGCCGTGGTGCTGGAGGCAAATCAAACGGCCTGGGGTTGCAGCGGCCGTAATGCCGGTTTTGTGCTGAAATCATCTGGCCGAAAACCCTATTCAGTCATGCGCTCGCAGTATGGCGAAGCCGCTATGCGTGGTATTTATAACGAATTTTGTGCAGGTCTTGAAACCGTCAAATCGCTGATCGCCACAGGCATAAACTGTGACCAACAAGAAGCTGGTTATTTACGTATGGCGCATAAGCCATCAATGATTAAAACCCTGCAGCAACAAGCCAGCTTGTTACAAAAGGAATTTGGTTACCAGGTGGAGCTATTCAGCCGTGATGAGTTACAACAAAAATTTGTCGCCGACCAGCATGCCTACGCCGCCCTACGTTTTTATGATGGTTTTGGCGTCAACCCATTAAAACTAGCCTGGGGTTATCAGCAACTGGCGCAAAAAGCTGGCGCTAAAATTTATAGTGCAAGCCCTGTCACTCAGTGGCAACAAGATGGCGAACACCAACTGTTAATCACTCCAAAAGGCAATGTCAGAGCGAAAAAGGTGGTAATTGCCAGCAATGGTTATACGCCTAAGCAGTTGCACTGCGGTGTGCAATCCCGCACCTTGCCGGTTTTATCGCAAATTATTGTCACCGAACCTTTGTCTGAAACTCAACTGGCTGCCTGTAATTTTTTAACCTCGCAAGTCATTATGGATACCCGCGCTTTAAAGTATTACTACCGTAAATTACCCGACAACAGAATTCTGTTTGGTGGCCGTGGCGCTATTACAGGTCAGGGTGCTGAAGATCCTTATTTCGCCAGGCGTTTGCTTGAGGTGCTTAAACTCAGTTTTCCGGCCTTGCAATCATTAACCTATGACTACAGCTGGTCAGGCTGGATTTGTATGACTCTGGATGATATTCCGCATCTGGCGCAGGCCGATGATAAAGGCAATGTGCTTTACAGTATGGGTTATTGCGGCAGTGGCCTGACCTTTTCAGTTCAGGCTGGCAAACGATTAGCGGAACGTTTAATGGGAGTTCCTTTGCCTGAAATTCCGTTATATCAGAGTGCCTTACCCCAGTTTCCGCTACCAGCTTTGCGTCGTTTAGGCCAGTGGGGATATTTTCACTATGGGATGGTCAAAGACCGTTGGTTCTAA
- a CDS encoding GNAT family N-acetyltransferase: MSQSVEIQHSPAQQRFVIQWENEQAELLYSLDLNSGKINFYRTYVPPSARGQGLARQLVDAGIPWAKAQGYEMQASCSYVQPFLKK; encoded by the coding sequence ATGTCACAATCAGTTGAGATCCAACACTCCCCCGCGCAGCAGCGTTTTGTCATTCAATGGGAAAACGAGCAAGCAGAACTTTTATATAGCCTCGACCTAAACAGCGGGAAAATCAACTTTTACCGTACTTATGTTCCACCGAGCGCCAGAGGACAAGGTTTAGCACGACAATTGGTGGACGCAGGCATCCCGTGGGCCAAAGCACAAGGCTATGAAATGCAGGCCAGTTGCTCTTATGTACAACCATTCTTAAAGAAGTGA
- a CDS encoding NRAMP family divalent metal transporter, protein MQQGYSSNWHSRLKALGPGILLATAAIGGSHIVASTQAGALFGWQLAILILLVNVLKYPFFRFGVEYSLQSGETLLEGYKKQGRGYLLSFVWLNLIAAVVNTAGVLLLTASLLQFFMPVQLSLTVLCLILLAVCLLILLAGQYKLLDSVSKWVMVLLTITTVAAAIIAFNKGPTAAPDFVGPSPWQLMYLGFLVALMGWMPAPIEISAINSLWLKAKQQHTPVNKQDGLFDFNLGYWSTTALALVFLALGALVQYGSDQKVELAGAAYTNQFVSMYASTIGDWSKLLVALVAFLCMFGTTLTVLDGYARTINESFQLLGWQKTERKNSYNLWLLAQAASGMAVILFFKSALGPMLTFAMSLAFVTTPVFAWLNYRLMRGQQKHLMQPWIRLLSWLGLTYLFGFALLFIWWYLSK, encoded by the coding sequence ATGCAACAGGGATATTCGTCGAACTGGCACAGCAGGCTAAAAGCTTTAGGGCCAGGAATTTTATTGGCTACTGCTGCTATTGGTGGCTCACATATAGTGGCTTCTACTCAGGCTGGTGCTTTGTTTGGCTGGCAACTGGCGATACTGATTCTGCTGGTGAACGTGCTGAAATACCCTTTTTTCCGCTTCGGTGTGGAGTACAGCCTGCAAAGCGGTGAAACCTTACTCGAAGGTTATAAAAAACAAGGTCGGGGTTATTTATTAAGTTTTGTCTGGCTGAATTTAATAGCAGCAGTGGTGAATACGGCTGGTGTATTACTGTTGACCGCCAGCTTGTTGCAGTTTTTTATGCCGGTGCAGTTGTCCTTGACCGTGCTTTGTCTGATCTTGCTGGCGGTTTGTTTGCTGATTTTATTGGCTGGCCAATACAAGTTACTCGACAGTGTATCCAAATGGGTGATGGTGTTGCTGACGATCACCACTGTAGCGGCAGCCATTATTGCCTTTAACAAAGGTCCAACTGCTGCGCCGGATTTTGTTGGCCCTTCGCCATGGCAATTGATGTATTTAGGCTTTTTAGTGGCGTTGATGGGCTGGATGCCTGCTCCTATTGAAATTTCCGCTATTAATTCGTTGTGGCTGAAAGCCAAGCAGCAGCATACCCCTGTCAATAAACAGGATGGTTTGTTTGACTTTAACTTAGGCTACTGGAGCACTACTGCACTGGCGCTGGTGTTTCTGGCTTTAGGTGCTTTGGTGCAGTATGGCTCAGATCAGAAAGTAGAATTAGCTGGAGCAGCTTATACCAATCAGTTTGTTTCGATGTATGCCAGCACTATAGGCGACTGGTCAAAGTTGCTGGTGGCTTTGGTGGCCTTTCTTTGTATGTTTGGCACTACACTGACAGTGCTGGATGGTTATGCCCGTACTATCAATGAATCCTTTCAATTGCTGGGCTGGCAAAAAACAGAACGGAAAAATAGCTACAACCTTTGGCTGTTGGCTCAGGCTGCTTCTGGTATGGCGGTGATTTTATTTTTTAAATCTGCTTTAGGCCCTATGCTGACTTTTGCCATGAGTCTGGCTTTTGTCACGACCCCGGTGTTTGCCTGGCTGAATTACCGCCTGATGCGGGGTCAGCAAAAACATCTGATGCAGCCCTGGATCCGCTTGTTATCCTGGCTGGGATTAACCTATTTATTTGGTTTTGCACTGCTGTTTATCTGGTGGTATCTGAGTAAATAG
- a CDS encoding GNAT family N-acetyltransferase has product MFSIAIQYRQLQLQDYAALLQLANQVHGDGYLDQQSLAYYHQLSIKQGIDASFVAYADQQLVGFRLCWAAGQWQPDQWCSTELWQSAVADTSYFKCNTIAPLWQGRGVGAELMNRSIAALKQQGAKAGVAHLWRQSPGNAAVKYFSKQGGQLVKIHPDKWREDSHNGYECVRCGFDCRCEAAEMIIYF; this is encoded by the coding sequence ATGTTTTCCATCGCTATTCAGTACCGCCAACTGCAATTGCAGGACTATGCTGCTTTGCTGCAATTAGCCAATCAGGTGCATGGTGATGGCTATCTGGATCAGCAGTCTTTGGCTTATTACCATCAGTTAAGTATTAAACAAGGCATAGATGCCAGCTTTGTGGCTTATGCAGATCAACAACTGGTGGGTTTTCGTTTATGTTGGGCTGCCGGACAATGGCAACCTGATCAATGGTGCAGTACAGAGCTTTGGCAAAGCGCTGTCGCCGATACCAGCTATTTTAAATGCAACACCATAGCCCCACTTTGGCAGGGCCGGGGTGTGGGCGCTGAGCTGATGAACCGCTCTATAGCTGCGTTAAAACAACAAGGCGCAAAAGCCGGTGTGGCACATTTATGGCGGCAAAGCCCGGGTAATGCTGCAGTGAAGTATTTCAGTAAACAGGGTGGGCAGCTGGTAAAAATCCATCCAGATAAATGGCGGGAAGATAGTCATAACGGTTATGAATGTGTGCGTTGTGGTTTTGATTGTCGCTGTGAAGCAGCAGAGATGATTATCTATTTCTGA
- the ilvN gene encoding acetolactate synthase small subunit, with translation MRHILSVLLENESGALARVVGLFAQRGYNIDSLTVAATEDPTISRLTLVTRGDDQVIEQITKQLHKLIEVVKLADLSESAHIERELMMVKVKTTAEQREEVKRCADIFRGQIIDITANTYTIQVVGTSDKLEAFIQALNGTQILETVRSGVSGISRGERTLSL, from the coding sequence ATGCGGCATATTTTATCTGTATTGCTGGAAAACGAGTCCGGCGCTTTAGCCCGCGTGGTAGGTTTATTTGCCCAGCGTGGTTATAACATTGATTCACTTACAGTCGCAGCTACTGAAGACCCTACTATCTCGCGTTTGACGCTGGTGACCCGGGGTGATGATCAGGTGATAGAACAAATCACCAAGCAGCTGCATAAACTGATTGAAGTCGTCAAATTGGCCGATTTAAGTGAATCGGCTCATATTGAACGTGAATTGATGATGGTCAAAGTCAAAACCACGGCCGAGCAACGCGAAGAAGTAAAACGCTGCGCCGATATCTTCCGTGGTCAGATTATTGATATCACAGCCAATACCTATACCATTCAGGTAGTCGGCACTTCAGACAAACTGGAAGCTTTTATTCAGGCATTAAACGGTACACAAATACTGGAAACAGTGCGCAGTGGTGTGTCTGGTATTTCCCGCGGTGAGCGAACTTTAAGTTTGTAA
- a CDS encoding Lrp/AsnC family transcriptional regulator → MDKFDQHILAELKKDARQSVSTLAEKVSLSRSAVSDRIKRLEQNGVIRGYQVLLSESQKSAVSAYFEIQHRCGRCADVMHVFRAIPEVVTCHGISGEMDLLVYVKTESMQRLHEIRELLDAELDVIKIRTHVVMSEWINNLG, encoded by the coding sequence ATGGATAAATTTGATCAACATATTCTGGCCGAACTGAAAAAAGATGCCCGGCAAAGTGTGTCGACTCTGGCTGAAAAAGTCAGTTTGTCGCGCAGCGCTGTATCCGATCGTATTAAGCGGCTGGAACAAAACGGCGTGATCCGCGGTTACCAGGTGTTGCTGTCTGAATCACAAAAAAGCGCGGTGTCGGCTTACTTTGAAATTCAGCATCGTTGTGGTCGTTGCGCTGATGTAATGCATGTATTTCGCGCTATTCCAGAGGTGGTGACCTGTCATGGCATCAGCGGTGAAATGGATTTATTGGTTTATGTAAAAACAGAGTCTATGCAGCGGCTGCATGAAATTCGCGAGTTACTGGATGCCGAACTGGACGTCATTAAAATTCGGACCCATGTGGTGATGAGTGAGTGGATTAATAATCTGGGCTAG
- a CDS encoding substrate-binding periplasmic protein: protein MRWMLFLCIAFSLTAQAKTELTVLVGLDKPPYIDLNDSSGYELDLLRLLTKKMGYEAVFLHVPNARIKDLMLDGRADIATLQKPESTEQQFYFSQPYIRYQNVAASLASKSLQLQRLDQLKPYSVVAFHNARTLLGPEYQKMVRLALNYQEVANQSQQLQMLLLERCDVVVMDRNIFYYYAKLAGQSMQPFDLAPVFSPSLYSAAFKNERLRAKFDKALAEVQQEPIFTQLQLKYFSEVNQQLQELQNQLQ from the coding sequence ATGAGATGGATGTTGTTTTTATGTATCGCCTTTAGTCTTACCGCGCAGGCTAAAACCGAACTGACTGTTTTGGTTGGGCTGGATAAACCCCCTTATATAGATTTAAACGACAGTTCAGGCTACGAGCTGGACTTGCTGCGTTTACTCACCAAAAAAATGGGCTATGAAGCTGTATTTTTGCATGTCCCCAATGCCCGAATTAAAGACTTAATGCTGGATGGCAGAGCAGATATAGCGACCTTACAAAAGCCTGAATCAACAGAGCAGCAGTTCTATTTTTCACAGCCTTATATCCGGTATCAGAATGTGGCGGCCAGTCTGGCATCAAAAAGTCTGCAGTTGCAGCGGTTAGATCAACTCAAACCTTATTCTGTGGTGGCCTTTCATAATGCGAGAACTCTATTAGGGCCTGAATACCAAAAAATGGTGCGTTTAGCGCTGAATTATCAGGAAGTGGCGAACCAGAGTCAACAACTGCAAATGTTATTACTGGAACGTTGTGATGTGGTGGTGATGGATAGAAATATCTTTTATTACTACGCCAAACTGGCGGGCCAGAGTATGCAGCCTTTTGATTTGGCTCCGGTATTCTCACCCAGTTTATACAGCGCGGCATTTAAGAATGAGCGGTTGCGGGCCAAGTTTGACAAGGCTCTGGCTGAAGTGCAGCAAGAGCCCATTTTTACTCAGCTGCAGCTGAAGTATTTTTCTGAAGTGAATCAGCAGCTTCAGGAGCTTCAGAACCAGCTTCAATAA
- a CDS encoding cupin domain-containing protein, with translation MNQVIVVSCALFLSFSSALFAIETSETVKVTPVLKTSQSWDGALLKYPQGQAEITGVRIEIAPGGETGWHLHPVPSFGVVLQGQLEIKLKNGKTNVVKAGDALAEVVNTAHSGKNIGNEPVLLLIFYAGAVGQANSASLTEGN, from the coding sequence ATGAATCAAGTAATTGTTGTTAGCTGTGCTTTGTTTTTATCATTCAGTTCCGCTTTGTTTGCTATTGAAACAAGCGAGACTGTAAAGGTGACTCCTGTATTAAAAACCAGCCAGAGTTGGGACGGTGCTTTATTAAAATATCCGCAAGGTCAGGCTGAAATTACCGGTGTCAGAATTGAAATAGCGCCTGGTGGCGAAACTGGCTGGCATTTGCATCCTGTGCCTTCTTTTGGTGTGGTGTTGCAGGGCCAATTGGAAATAAAGTTAAAAAATGGTAAAACTAATGTGGTTAAGGCAGGAGATGCTTTAGCTGAAGTGGTCAATACAGCCCATAGTGGTAAAAATATTGGCAATGAACCTGTGTTGTTGCTGATTTTTTATGCCGGTGCTGTGGGGCAGGCAAATTCAGCGTCGTTAACAGAAGGAAACTAA
- the yjeH gene encoding L-methionine/branched-chain amino acid transporter: protein MSHKGIGRWQGAALMATTLLGTGVFILPQMTVAVAGSWALLAWLLLTVAVLPLAFTFGLLASRFPHATGPAHFAALAFGELTGRILGLMFLLVVPLGASAALMITFEFIAPLLPEAQQWRLPVELSLLGLLWLLNYRGLQLSARLQFGLTLLIIAVVLLLLLAFGLLQPQNLQQPSLPDFNGGALAAACAIAFWSFLGVEAMTHLAHDFRDAGKDLLPALIRGCLVVGAIYIACSYLVLVMGSGHPLAMIGVFNQLLGGYGELVLGVLGFCSGIATVNVYTASVARSLASFSEQGITPAFFQQKTHHQMPQRALTAIIATMAAVLLLTRFSGQQLEDLISWVNGVFVVIYLVSMAAAYQLLPGRYKAVSLVSLALCLLLAVAIAEHMLYALLLIALIWPLLYMQQKKQRLSVPL, encoded by the coding sequence ATGTCACACAAAGGAATTGGACGCTGGCAAGGTGCGGCACTGATGGCCACCACTTTACTTGGCACCGGAGTATTTATTCTGCCGCAGATGACAGTGGCTGTGGCTGGCTCTTGGGCTTTGCTGGCCTGGTTGTTACTTACTGTCGCTGTATTGCCGCTGGCTTTTACCTTTGGTTTGCTGGCCAGCCGTTTTCCTCACGCCACAGGGCCAGCGCACTTTGCAGCTTTAGCTTTTGGTGAACTGACGGGCCGAATTCTTGGCCTGATGTTTTTGCTGGTAGTGCCGCTTGGTGCTTCCGCCGCTCTGATGATTACTTTTGAATTTATCGCACCTTTGTTACCTGAAGCCCAACAATGGCGATTGCCGGTTGAACTAAGTCTGCTGGGCTTATTATGGTTACTGAATTATCGTGGCTTACAGCTTTCGGCGCGCCTGCAGTTTGGTTTAACTTTGCTGATTATTGCAGTTGTTCTGCTGTTATTACTGGCCTTTGGCCTGCTGCAACCGCAAAACCTGCAACAGCCTTCTTTACCTGATTTTAATGGCGGCGCTTTGGCTGCTGCTTGTGCTATCGCCTTCTGGAGCTTTTTAGGTGTAGAAGCTATGACCCACCTGGCCCATGACTTCAGAGATGCCGGTAAAGATTTATTGCCTGCTCTCATTCGCGGTTGCCTGGTGGTTGGCGCTATTTATATCGCCTGCAGCTATCTGGTGCTGGTGATGGGTTCAGGCCATCCGCTGGCTATGATTGGTGTTTTTAATCAGTTGTTAGGCGGTTATGGTGAACTGGTGCTTGGTGTTTTAGGTTTTTGCAGTGGCATAGCGACAGTGAATGTCTATACCGCCAGTGTCGCCCGCTCTTTGGCCAGTTTTAGTGAACAAGGCATTACGCCTGCTTTTTTTCAGCAGAAAACCCACCACCAGATGCCGCAACGTGCGCTCACCGCCATTATCGCCACTATGGCGGCGGTGTTGTTACTGACCAGGTTCAGCGGCCAACAACTGGAGGATTTAATCAGTTGGGTCAACGGAGTTTTTGTAGTGATTTATCTGGTCAGTATGGCAGCTGCGTATCAACTGCTGCCAGGTCGCTATAAAGCAGTAAGTCTGGTCAGTTTAGCTTTATGCCTGCTGCTTGCTGTGGCTATAGCAGAACATATGTTGTACGCCCTGCTGTTGATTGCCCTGATTTGGCCATTGCTTTATATGCAGCAGAAAAAACAACGACTTAGCGTACCACTTTAA
- a CDS encoding glycine zipper 2TM domain-containing protein, with translation MNKSLIAGLVVGGIAVTALGSMAGYSYLDKEPDYAEVVASKAVYESYNVPVEQCTDQIVQQKKAVQDQHQIAGTVLGAVVGGVLGNQVGGGSGKKIATVAGAAAGGYAGKQVQNDMQNKDVESTTRRVCKTVQKKEQRVVGYDVTYLLDGKVHKTRLDEEPAERIPVKDGQLLTASAN, from the coding sequence ATGAACAAGTCTCTTATTGCAGGTTTAGTAGTAGGTGGTATCGCCGTTACTGCTTTAGGCTCTATGGCAGGCTACAGTTATTTAGACAAAGAACCGGACTATGCCGAAGTAGTGGCCAGCAAAGCTGTGTATGAAAGCTACAACGTTCCGGTTGAACAATGTACCGATCAGATAGTGCAGCAGAAAAAAGCTGTACAGGATCAGCATCAAATTGCAGGTACAGTCTTAGGTGCTGTGGTTGGTGGTGTACTGGGTAACCAGGTTGGTGGCGGTTCTGGTAAAAAGATTGCGACTGTTGCAGGTGCTGCAGCTGGTGGTTATGCCGGTAAACAAGTGCAGAACGACATGCAGAACAAGGATGTAGAAAGTACTACACGTCGCGTTTGTAAAACAGTACAGAAAAAAGAACAACGAGTGGTTGGTTACGATGTGACTTACCTGCTGGACGGTAAAGTCCACAAAACCCGTTTAGATGAAGAACCGGCTGAACGTATTCCGGTAAAAGATGGCCAGCTGTTAACAGCCAGCGCCAACTAA
- a CDS encoding YceK/YidQ family lipoprotein, whose translation MRQTISYLSLFTLIFVLTGCGSVRTLAPEQGKVKISYNDKRSYCQSIPRIYSGVAHNFCQLYGEPDNTSYRTAAEFPFWATDTVLCAVTDTLALPYTVTRQIKDGSLKVVR comes from the coding sequence ATGCGGCAAACAATCAGCTATCTGAGCTTGTTCACTCTGATTTTTGTTTTAACCGGATGTGGCTCAGTAAGAACTCTGGCACCAGAACAAGGCAAAGTGAAAATCAGTTATAACGACAAAAGAAGTTATTGTCAGTCTATCCCGCGTATTTATAGCGGCGTGGCGCATAACTTCTGCCAGCTCTATGGTGAACCGGACAACACCAGCTACAGAACAGCGGCAGAATTCCCGTTCTGGGCCACTGACACCGTGCTTTGTGCTGTCACCGATACCTTAGCTTTACCTTACACTGTCACTCGCCAGATCAAGGATGGCTCACTTAAAGTGGTACGCTAA
- a CDS encoding diguanylate cyclase: protein MSAVRFKGSGAVILLLLWLASWSAVAESLLSDAQITHLKQKGKVTYCIDPNWLPFEALSEQGKHTGISAEYIRLLQRMLPVPLELYPTADWPASLQAAKDRHCDLLTLAMPTPSRLEYLIFTKAYLEVPNVVVTTKDKAFIRSVADIPISSPVGIRAGFGTLEFYQQRYPQLQLVPFHDYEQGLLQVQAGHLYGMLGNMGSISYSLQQNSITNLKIAGRLAEDTQLSLACRNDDPMLLEVFDRLLLQISPEQKQQINNHWLAIRYDQGFDYELFWQMLLAFVLLISVVSISYLKLKKLNLALVEANTRLEQLSQHDPLTGLYNRQYFEPRVQQALALCQRQQLPLTLAMMDLDHFKDINDTLGHSFGDQCLKDFAELCQSQFQRKDDLLVRYGGEEFILVSVGSDAETMQQLLEDFLQRLETHQVRLNHQQGHCTVSIGWYCDIPPATLDSRSLVELADQALYQAKDAGRNCAVRSEATVPTSPDY, encoded by the coding sequence ATGTCAGCGGTACGCTTTAAGGGTTCGGGTGCTGTAATTTTGCTGCTCCTCTGGCTGGCAAGCTGGTCTGCAGTAGCGGAATCCTTATTGTCTGACGCTCAGATCACACACCTGAAACAAAAAGGCAAAGTCACCTATTGCATTGACCCCAACTGGCTGCCTTTTGAAGCGCTCTCTGAACAAGGCAAACATACGGGTATTTCAGCTGAGTATATTCGTCTGTTACAACGCATGCTGCCGGTACCTCTGGAGTTATACCCTACTGCCGACTGGCCGGCATCGTTGCAAGCAGCCAAAGACAGACATTGTGATTTGCTTACTCTGGCCATGCCCACCCCTTCCCGTCTTGAGTACCTTATCTTTACCAAAGCTTACCTTGAAGTCCCTAATGTCGTAGTCACCACCAAAGACAAAGCCTTTATCCGCTCAGTAGCAGATATTCCGATCTCTTCTCCTGTTGGTATAAGAGCTGGCTTTGGCACACTTGAGTTTTATCAGCAACGTTATCCGCAATTACAGCTGGTGCCTTTTCACGACTACGAACAAGGGCTGTTGCAGGTACAAGCCGGCCATTTATACGGCATGCTCGGCAATATGGGTAGTATCAGCTACAGCCTGCAACAAAACTCCATCACCAATCTGAAAATAGCAGGGCGTCTGGCTGAGGATACACAGCTCAGTCTGGCTTGCCGGAATGATGACCCAATGCTGTTGGAAGTTTTTGACAGACTACTACTGCAGATCAGTCCTGAGCAAAAACAGCAAATCAACAATCACTGGCTGGCGATTCGTTACGACCAGGGGTTTGACTATGAGTTGTTCTGGCAAATGTTGCTGGCTTTTGTCTTGCTAATTTCAGTGGTCAGTATCAGTTACCTGAAGCTGAAAAAACTCAATCTCGCTCTGGTTGAAGCCAACACCAGGCTGGAGCAATTGAGCCAACATGACCCTTTAACTGGTTTGTATAACAGGCAATATTTCGAACCTCGTGTGCAACAGGCCTTAGCTTTGTGCCAACGACAGCAACTGCCACTGACTTTGGCCATGATGGATTTGGATCACTTTAAAGACATCAACGACACACTCGGACACAGCTTCGGCGACCAGTGTTTAAAAGACTTTGCAGAGCTTTGTCAGAGTCAGTTTCAGCGCAAAGACGACTTACTGGTGCGATATGGCGGCGAGGAATTTATTCTGGTCAGTGTCGGCAGTGACGCAGAAACCATGCAGCAATTACTAGAAGATTTTCTGCAGCGCCTTGAGACTCACCAGGTCCGGCTAAACCATCAACAGGGCCATTGCACAGTCAGTATTGGCTGGTACTGCGACATTCCGCCCGCAACTCTGGATAGCAGAAGCTTAGTTGAACTGGCCGATCAGGCGTTATACCAGGCCAAAGACGCAGGCCGCAACTGTGCAGTTCGCTCCGAAGCGACCGTACCCACTAGCCCAGATTATTAA
- a CDS encoding cation:proton antiporter: MMNSLEFVGTFLLQLAFILVAAQVFGYLARFIGQPKVVGEMIAGVILGPSLFGLFWPEIQQQIFPADTMPVLYFGAQLGVGLYMFLVGLEFNTNLFKQQARSAIAVSLAGMLVPFTVAALLCLWLLDMPGLFAADISYGNAALFLGAAIAITAFPMLARIIYERGLSGTSLGALALAAGAIDDAAAWTVMAVVLASFGGGALLAVKAVVGGVAYATLMFTKVTGWLQPLADRIEAKGEMSWGQFAFLLVLFAMSAYSMEWVGLHAVFGGFILGIAMPRGAIVEHLRKRLEKITIFVLLPMFFTYSGLKTQLTILADWEVMSVALVILAASVFAKGIACWAAARLTGSDNRTAMAVGALMNARGLMELIIINIALKFGVIEPALFSIMVLMAIVTTLMATPLFELVYGRHMKQKVVEKSAVSAQVVSES; encoded by the coding sequence ATGATGAATTCATTGGAGTTTGTGGGCACCTTTTTGCTGCAACTGGCTTTTATTCTGGTCGCAGCCCAAGTCTTTGGTTATCTGGCTCGTTTTATTGGTCAGCCGAAAGTGGTTGGCGAAATGATCGCTGGCGTTATATTAGGACCTTCATTGTTTGGCCTGTTCTGGCCTGAAATACAGCAACAAATTTTCCCTGCCGACACTATGCCTGTACTGTATTTTGGTGCTCAGTTGGGTGTGGGTTTGTATATGTTTCTAGTCGGGCTGGAGTTTAATACCAACTTGTTTAAACAGCAGGCCCGCAGCGCTATTGCTGTCTCTTTGGCTGGCATGTTAGTGCCCTTTACCGTTGCTGCTTTGTTGTGTTTATGGCTGTTGGACATGCCGGGTTTATTTGCGGCCGATATTTCTTACGGTAATGCCGCGTTGTTTTTAGGTGCTGCCATCGCTATTACCGCTTTTCCTATGTTGGCCCGCATTATTTATGAACGAGGTTTGTCCGGTACTTCTTTAGGTGCTCTGGCTTTGGCTGCCGGTGCTATTGATGATGCGGCAGCCTGGACCGTGATGGCTGTAGTACTGGCCAGTTTTGGTGGTGGTGCTTTGTTAGCCGTGAAAGCTGTAGTGGGTGGGGTGGCTTACGCGACTTTAATGTTTACCAAAGTGACGGGCTGGCTGCAGCCTTTGGCCGATCGGATTGAAGCGAAAGGCGAAATGAGCTGGGGCCAGTTTGCTTTCCTGCTGGTGCTCTTTGCTATGTCTGCTTATTCGATGGAATGGGTCGGGCTTCATGCCGTCTTTGGTGGCTTTATTTTAGGCATCGCCATGCCACGGGGTGCCATAGTGGAACACTTACGTAAGCGCTTAGAAAAAATCACTATTTTTGTATTGTTGCCGATGTTTTTCACCTATTCAGGCTTAAAAACTCAGCTGACTATATTGGCGGACTGGGAAGTAATGTCTGTCGCTCTGGTAATACTGGCAGCTTCAGTTTTTGCTAAAGGTATAGCCTGTTGGGCCGCGGCCCGTTTAACCGGCAGTGATAACAGAACTGCTATGGCTGTTGGCGCTTTAATGAATGCCCGTGGTTTGATGGAGCTGATTATTATCAATATAGCGCTGAAGTTTGGCGTGATAGAACCTGCGTTGTTTTCCATTATGGTGCTGATGGCGATAGTCACTACACTAATGGCCACTCCACTGTTTGAGCTGGTGTATGGACGGCATATGAAGCAGAAAGTTGTAGAGAAAAGTGCTGTATCAGCACAGGTTGTAAGTGAGAGCTAG